AACACATCATCAGTCGCCTGACAAAGTGAACAGAGTGAACGGGTAACGCTGAGGTTGATAAATAAAGCATGGCATATCCTTTATTTATGCTGTCATCCACAGTACTGCATTCATAACCATGTGAATGAAATAACAATGAATTAAATTAATGATGGAGCGCAGTAAACCGTCGCAGTGATGTTATCCCGACATAATCGCCTCCCGCACAATAACCGGAATAAGATTAATCAGGCTGTGTGCATGGTGAATAATTTAATCAGTTAACTTCTGGTTAGTTACCACTTTCTGACTAAATTAATAATGGATTTATTGGCATAACGTCGCTAATGCTTTAGCTAAAACGACTGCGCCAAAATATTTAATATCTCTTTTGGTATAACCATTTTACGCTAACGTTAATCTCAGCAATATTGGCTTGATAGATATCAGCGCATTATTGCATTTCAGCTTAATGCCCGAGCAACTGTTGTTTTGCCAATCATTGTTCGCTGACAATTTTCCGCTATTCGCTGAGAATTTTTTGCTAATAGCTTTTTGCTGATAGCTTTTCGCTAATAGTTTTGCGCGCTAGTTTATTGGGTAATACCGCTACATTCTCCAGGCGATGTTATCTCCCAAGCAATAACAATATTGGCAGACATTAAGCATCCGAAGTTTGTCTTTCGCTAAACCACATCAACAGTCAGTAATAGGCGTATCTTCTGGCAGAGGTGATACGCCAAACGCACACCTCTATCTTATCTCCACGGGTATTGTTCCACTTTTGGCCATAACCCGACTGTATTAATAATGAGAAGCTAACAGCTCACTTCCAGCGCAACAATAACCATTAGTTTGCCCTATAGAACAAAATGACTACATCTATGGCAATACGCCTCATTTTGACTGCTAGATTACGCTTCGTGCTGCCGCAACAAAATGCCAGCAGCGCTAGTTCTGTATTTCTCGCTTACCCGCTAGGGCCGACCATCATTCCAACGGAAACAGGGGCCGTAGCCATTACACTGGTTAGCGTCCCGACAAGCCTTTTCCCGGGTGAAGTAGCCATAAGCAAACCATTGCCACTGTCCTTTGCTATTACGCCATAAATGTTCACACTGGCCGATATCCCGGGTCTCAGACCAGCGGAAACAGGCGCCACCTTGACGACAGCGATTCGCGGCCCGACAACGCGGTGCGGTATTGAGCCGCTTGGCCCAGTAAGCACCACCATTCCAGTCCCATTTACCCCGCACCCACTCCAACAGTTCACACTGTCCCGGCCAATGGGGTTGGAAATTATCATCGCCGTTGGCTGAAGCCTGGGTTGAGCTGGTATCACAGCGACCACCAACACATTGAAACAGGTTTTCCGGCACGGTAAATGACAGCCCACTGCCGGCACCATGTTCAGTATCCGGCTGACCGCCTACCGCCCCACCTATAGTGCAGTTTCCTACCGACAACATATCCAAATCAAAGCTTTCTGCCGGTGTTGCCGCTTGCGCCTCAGGGGACAGGGTGATCACTACCGCCTCGGTCATATACAGAAAACGTTGGGGCCGGTAGTTTCGCAGCACCGCACTGAGACCATCAACCGAATTGATATTGGCGTTGACCAACTGGGAAAATAAATTAAATGAGTACTGGGATGACTCGGACGTGGGCACAGCATGTAGCCCATCAGGTGTACGGATCAACATAGATGCATGACTGACTTCCTGCCCGGCCTGTTGATTCCAAATCGAGTTTGCCACAATAAACATGGTGCCTACCGGGCTGCCACGCATGTGATTCAACATCGCCTGCACATCGGCGTTACCCAGGCGTCTGGCCGCATTAAAATAAATGCTCGGTGTCATGCTCAGCCCTGAACCGCCGAACAAAGACGACAACACCCCAGTACTTAAATATTGCAAATACAAGACTTCATCCCGAGCATGATCCTGTGCATCAAACGTGCCGGAAACAATGGGCCCCATCAACTGCTGAAATTGTGCTGCATAACCGGGAAAACGCTGCACAAAACTGTTCACCGACGTCTGCCCCGCATCCAAAGCAAAAAATTGCGGACTGACATCCTCAGCCGGAGGATGATTACCGTGTCTGTGCATCTCTAACGCCATTTCCGCACTGTGCAACAGGCAGGTACCACAAGGGCCTGACGTTTCCGGGCCGCCGGGGTGGGTAGAGATCTGGTACAAACGTCGCAGCCAGCGGCTGAGATCAAAGTCATCAGGCAATCTGCGCTGCGCGCGATTATCAGGCGCATCGGCAAAGACCCCTGGCGCGGGACAAATTTGCTGCTGTAAAGAGCCTAAATAGTTGCCCCAGCGGTAACTTTGCCGCCCTAAGGTTTCCCCGCCATCCTGAAAACGGTATAGCGGTTTAAAGCGATCTGGGATCTGACTGACAGCCTTGGGTTTGATGGTATAACCGGTACCTATATTAATGCCGCCACTGCGCTCCACCCCAAACAGGTTGCCCTTAATATCTTCAATAAACAACGGGAATTCCCGCCCATGGGACTGGGCACTGACACTGGCGCGGATAGTCCATTTCAGCGGGTTCGGCACAATGCCGTCACCATAACTGTCAGGGCAACGCTGAAAACTGACAAACTCACTGTCTGTGGTGGTGCCAAGCATATTGGAGCGCAAACAGTACTGATAACCGTCTGGCATCACTTTGCTGATCTGCCGGGTTTGAGGATCGTAACGCAGCGGGCCGTCACTGATGCGGCCATCCTTCCCCAAAATGCGGGTGTAAGATTTCCCCTCAAAGGAATAATGAAAATTAAACTGATATGCCAACGTCAGAGGCGCTGGCACTAAGGCAAACAGGATCTGACGGCCAGTAACTTTCAGATCATACAGATTGCTCGATTTTGCCGAAGTGGCTAAATACCAGTTAATTTCCTGCAACCGATTACCTGTGTGCTGATTAACCATCTGTTGGCTGCTGTCGTTATATTTCCAGATCTGGCGGGCATTATTCACCGAGCAGGGCTTGAGCTGGATATAGGAATAGATAGATGTATCACTGGACGCCACATCCGTCATACAAAGATAAAAATTATCCGGCTGATCGCCTTCGGTGGTAATTACGGTAGAAATGTGGCCATGCACATCATAACGCCAGTCATAGCCGATACAGTCTGTGCTGTCTTTACGCGCGGTTTCATAGGCGTAATAAATATTATCTTTTGCCAGATAGGGCGCCACACAGTAGCTGTAGCCATTGCGCAGTGCGACCTCAAAGTTGGAATCCAGCGCCTTATCCACTTTTTGCGGATAAGACGACGCCGATGCCTGCGGCAATGTGGCACAGACCAGCAGCACAATGGCACCGAGCAATCGCCTTATATTTTTTAAATCAAACATAACTGCCCCTTGTTAGATGTCAGTTAAGGTCGTCCTTCATTCCAACGGAAGCATGGGCCGTTGCCATTACATTGATTTGCATCTCGACAAGCCTTTTCCCGGGTGTAATAGCGATAGGGGAACCATTGCCACTGCCCTTGGCTGTTACGCCATAAATGTTCACACTGGCCAATATCCAATGCACCACTCCAGCGATAACAGCCCCCGCCACTGGCGCAACGATTTGCCTGTCGGCAACTGGCTGCCGAGGTATGTTGCTTGGCCCAAACCGAGCCACCATTCCAGCTCCAGCGATGATTCACTCGCTCCAGCCATTCACACTGCTGCGGCCAGCTGGGCACAAAATTATCATCGCCATTGGCGGCGGCCTGGCGGGCACTGGTGTCACAACGACCATCAGAGCATTGATACAATGTCGCCGGCAGTGCCAGAAATTGACCGCCACCGGCACTGTGATCAACCCCAGCGCCACCTACCGCGCCGCCAACAGTACAATTACCAACAGAAAACATGTTTTCATCAAAGGTTTCAGCAGGCGTTTGCTGGATATCCGGGCGGAAGGTAAAAATCACCGCTTCGGTAATAATCGGGTAATCTGCGGGGCGAAACAGTTGCAAAGCACGCTGCAATAAATCCGGATGGTTCAGATCCTCATTAACCATTTGGTTAAACCGGGCCTGACTGGTGGAATCACGGGGCTCAGAGGTGGGGATGGCATGTAACTCCCCGCCTGGGGTGCGGATAAATGCGGTGGCATGACCATCCCGGATGCCTTGAGCATTCACATTGCCATTAACCACCACAAACAAGGTACCCTGGGGCGCATCGAACATTTCATCATGCATACGGGAAAAGTCGTCATCCCCCAATACGCCACTCAAATTAAAATAATTTGAGGTGGTCATCACCAAGCCCTCCCGCCCCAACAAGGTCGATAAAAACACGCCATTGAGATACTCGGAGGCCAGCACGGCATGTAACGCCGCAGAAGGGTGAAAAGGAATTAAATTGGCCCGATCAAAATCATTATCCATGCTCAGTGCAAGCAGCGGGAAACGTTGCCTGAAACTGGCCATACTGGTTGCCGCTTGGAAGCTGAACATCTGCGCATCGATATTATCCCCCGGCGGGGTATTACCATGGCGCTGGATTTCAATCAGCATCTCGGCGGCATGCAGCAAACAAGGACCACAGACCCCTGCTGCCTGAGTCACATCCCCGCCGGGATGGGTAGAAATGCGATACAGCCGATTCAGCCAAGTCTGTAAATTAAAGTTGGGTGGCAATTGCCGGTGTTGATTGCCACTGTCTTGATACACGCCCGATGCCGGGCAAATACCGTCCCGCAGGGTACCGAGATAATTCCCCGCCATATAAGTCTTACGGCCATAAACTTCGCCACCATCTTGGAAGAGATACCAAGGTTTGAATCTGTCTGGAATATCCCGCGCCGCTTTGGGTTTAATGGTATAGGCAGTACCGATGTTGATGCCGCCGCTGCGCTCTACCCCCAGCAGATTCTGATTGTAATCACGAATAACCAGCTTAAAAGTCCGGCCATTTTCACCGCTGGTTAAACTGGTACTGATCCGCCATTTCAATGGATTGGGCACAATGCCATCACCATAACTGTCTGGGCAAGCCTGAAAGCTGACAAACTCACTGTCCTTAGCTGAGCCAAGCATATTAGAACGCAGGCAGTACTGCTGCCCATCAGGCATCAAGGTGCTGATCTGCCGGGTTTGAGGGTCGTAACGCAACGGCCCTTGGCTGATGCGGCCATCCTTCCCCAGCAACTGGGTATAGGATTTACCGTCAAAGGGATAATGGAAGTTGAACTGGTAAGCCGAGGTAAAAGGTGCCGGCACCAGCGCAAACAAAATCGGCCGCCCGGTCACCTTCAGATCATACAAATGGCTTGATTTTGCCGAGGTGGCCAGATACCAGTTAATTTCTTGCAACCGGTTGCCGGTGTGCTGATTCACCAGTTGCTGACTGGTGTCATTATATTTCCAAATCTGGCGAACATTATTCACCGAGCAGGGCTTGAGCTGGACGTAGGAGTATGTGGATGTGTCATCGGAGGCCACATCTGTCATACAGAGATAGCGCTCATTAGTGCGCCCGCCTTCATCGGTGCGGATAATAGTGGAAATATGGCCATGCACATCATAGCGCCAGTCGTAACCGATACAGTCCGTACTGTCTGTACGTGCGGTCTCATAGGCGTAGTAGATATTATCCTTCCCCTGATAGGGGGCAACACAGTAGCTATAGCCATTGCGCAGGGCGACCTCAAAATTGGAATCCAACGCTTTATCGACTTTTTGTGGATTAGGTGATGCATGGGTAACCGATATGCCCCCAGCCAGTAATAACATGGCAAAAAACATCATCAGTCGCTTGATAAAATAAACAGGATGAACGAATAACACTGAGCGTGATAAATAAAGCATGGCATATCCTTTATTCATGCTGTCATCCACAGTACAGCATTCATAACCATGTGAATGAAATAACAATGACTTAAATTAATAAGGGTGCTGAGTCAGGCGTCCCGATGATGTTATTGGGATATAACATCACTCCCACACAATAACCGAAATAGGGACAACCAGGCCGGGCATGGTGAACGATTAAATCAGTTAACATCCATTTAATTACCTCTTTCTGACTAAATTAATAATAGGTATATTGGCTAGGTTTATTTTTTCGAGTTTATGGGCATAACCTCGCAAATTATTTACTCAAAACAAAAAAACTATACCCGAAATATATTTAATATCTCTTTTGGTATAACACTTTTACGCTAACGTTAGTCTCAGCAATATTTACTCGATAAATATCGGCGCATTATTGTCACTTAATGACCTAGCACAATTGTTTTGCCGATAGTTTTTTCTGAAATTTTTTCGCTGATAGTTTTTCACAATAGCTTAGTGGGTAATGCAGTTAAATTTTTTAGGCCGATTTTATCCCTCCAGCAATAACAGTATTAGCTGGTATTAAGTATCCGATACTTGTTTCTCACTTAGCTACATCAACACCAACAGTACGTAATAGGCGTACTTCTGGCAAAGGTGGTATGCCAAACGCGCTCCCCTATCTTATCTCCGCAGGTATTGCTCCCCTTTTGGCCATAACCAGACTGTATTAATAGTGAGAAGCTAACAGCTCACCCCTACAGCAACAATAACCATTAGTTTGCTCTATAGAACAAAATGACTATACCCATGGTGACACTACAAATTTTTACCGCGAGATGAAGCCGTTAGTTATGCTCTTGGTCACCGCGCTACCACAAGCATATGCCGGTAGTACCTCACACATACCGGCCGCTATCGCTAGTAGTGCTGGCAACGCTGAACTCAGGCCAAGCGACAGCGTTTTTGTCAAAAAAACACGTTTCCCTAAAACAAGGAGATACAGCCTGAATACAGGTGCTGTTTTATTTGTATGGAAAATCTTATCCAGCAAGTTTTCCCTAAGCTTGTTCCACGCTTACATATTTATAAGGCCAACAGGCTGACATGGAAAAGAATAGTTCTTCAGGGGATTGACCGGATCTTATGCAGTAAATATCTGCTGTCGAGATTGGTTGGAAAGATATGTGAAACTACTTAAGCAATATTCCTTAAGCATTATCATCAGGCTGTTGTATCTGACCTGATTGCTCAGCTATGCAAAAGGTCTACAAAGTACCTATGTCATTGTCGACGGCATTTGGGTAGAAAATTTCGTTCTCACTACCTAAGAAAACAGTCCTAGCTCTACAACCATTGACTGGCGATATTGTTATAGGTAGTCATGTTGTAAACCACTATTGCTTTTATCCTAACAACTCTTTTTGCATAAGAATTAGCCTAGCTAATTTTTCATTATAGGCATCTAGAGCCGCCTCAAGTTGAATTAAATAATCGGATGCTAAGATACTTTTAAGGGAATCTACATTATTTAAATTTAGATTATTTCTAGAAATAATACACTCTGCGTGGCACTTGATATAAACCTTCTTTTGTTTGTCGGTAAGATAATATGATGTAGTATTCTGTTTCATTGTTTCATTTAAAAATGCGGTTGCTAAAGCATAATACTGCTTATCCAGTTCAACACCTTCTAATGTAATATCTATATTATCTTTTCCGAATTTAACTTCTATATCAGTTTGTATTTTTATTATTTCATTTATGACATTCTCTGTGGATGAAATCAGTTCAATAATTGCCTTATATCTTTCGGTATGTCTATGTTGTTGTTTCCATGTAGATAATGCACTGTAGGCTATAAATAAAGTTCCTGCGCCAAACGCAATACTCAGAAGGTCCTTAGCGTATTTCCATATCGAAAAATTAGTTTGGCTCACCTCTGTTCCTGCCGCAAACGCAAAGCCAACCAAGGCAATATATAAGAGAAATTTCATATTTTCTTTGATCATTAGTTTTGCCATCACTGATTAAAATGGTAACTTTTTGGGTGTTCAACTAAAAGTCTACCGTATTGAATTCACACCTTTTAGATGGTGATATTGTTATGATTTTTCAAGGCATTATTATTAATCAGATTTGAAATCTTAGTTTGTGCAAGCACCTCTTAGCAATAGCTGCATACTAATAAAATTGAAAGGATAAGATAGAGAACCTTTACTTCACACCTTCGGGATACACTATACTTCATCGGAGCCGCCGAAAAGCA
This region of Shewanella sp. NFH-SH190041 genomic DNA includes:
- a CDS encoding RICIN domain-containing protein, translated to MFDLKNIRRLLGAIVLLVCATLPQASASSYPQKVDKALDSNFEVALRNGYSYCVAPYLAKDNIYYAYETARKDSTDCIGYDWRYDVHGHISTVITTEGDQPDNFYLCMTDVASSDTSIYSYIQLKPCSVNNARQIWKYNDSSQQMVNQHTGNRLQEINWYLATSAKSSNLYDLKVTGRQILFALVPAPLTLAYQFNFHYSFEGKSYTRILGKDGRISDGPLRYDPQTRQISKVMPDGYQYCLRSNMLGTTTDSEFVSFQRCPDSYGDGIVPNPLKWTIRASVSAQSHGREFPLFIEDIKGNLFGVERSGGINIGTGYTIKPKAVSQIPDRFKPLYRFQDGGETLGRQSYRWGNYLGSLQQQICPAPGVFADAPDNRAQRRLPDDFDLSRWLRRLYQISTHPGGPETSGPCGTCLLHSAEMALEMHRHGNHPPAEDVSPQFFALDAGQTSVNSFVQRFPGYAAQFQQLMGPIVSGTFDAQDHARDEVLYLQYLSTGVLSSLFGGSGLSMTPSIYFNAARRLGNADVQAMLNHMRGSPVGTMFIVANSIWNQQAGQEVSHASMLIRTPDGLHAVPTSESSQYSFNLFSQLVNANINSVDGLSAVLRNYRPQRFLYMTEAVVITLSPEAQAATPAESFDLDMLSVGNCTIGGAVGGQPDTEHGAGSGLSFTVPENLFQCVGGRCDTSSTQASANGDDNFQPHWPGQCELLEWVRGKWDWNGGAYWAKRLNTAPRCRAANRCRQGGACFRWSETRDIGQCEHLWRNSKGQWQWFAYGYFTREKACRDANQCNGYGPCFRWNDGRP
- a CDS encoding DUF1561 domain-containing protein — encoded protein: MNKGYAMLYLSRSVLFVHPVYFIKRLMMFFAMLLLAGGISVTHASPNPQKVDKALDSNFEVALRNGYSYCVAPYQGKDNIYYAYETARTDSTDCIGYDWRYDVHGHISTIIRTDEGGRTNERYLCMTDVASDDTSTYSYVQLKPCSVNNVRQIWKYNDTSQQLVNQHTGNRLQEINWYLATSAKSSHLYDLKVTGRPILFALVPAPFTSAYQFNFHYPFDGKSYTQLLGKDGRISQGPLRYDPQTRQISTLMPDGQQYCLRSNMLGSAKDSEFVSFQACPDSYGDGIVPNPLKWRISTSLTSGENGRTFKLVIRDYNQNLLGVERSGGINIGTAYTIKPKAARDIPDRFKPWYLFQDGGEVYGRKTYMAGNYLGTLRDGICPASGVYQDSGNQHRQLPPNFNLQTWLNRLYRISTHPGGDVTQAAGVCGPCLLHAAEMLIEIQRHGNTPPGDNIDAQMFSFQAATSMASFRQRFPLLALSMDNDFDRANLIPFHPSAALHAVLASEYLNGVFLSTLLGREGLVMTTSNYFNLSGVLGDDDFSRMHDEMFDAPQGTLFVVVNGNVNAQGIRDGHATAFIRTPGGELHAIPTSEPRDSTSQARFNQMVNEDLNHPDLLQRALQLFRPADYPIITEAVIFTFRPDIQQTPAETFDENMFSVGNCTVGGAVGGAGVDHSAGGGQFLALPATLYQCSDGRCDTSARQAAANGDDNFVPSWPQQCEWLERVNHRWSWNGGSVWAKQHTSAASCRQANRCASGGGCYRWSGALDIGQCEHLWRNSQGQWQWFPYRYYTREKACRDANQCNGNGPCFRWNEGRP